In a genomic window of Anaerolineales bacterium:
- a CDS encoding glucose-1-phosphate adenylyltransferase, translating into MPYQDVVGVVLGGGRGARLWPLTKMRAKPAVPIGGKYRLVDVPISNCLNSGIDRIAIMTQFNSVSLHRHIAQTYNFDVFHQGWVEILAAEQTLTSADWYQGTADAVRKQLFEIRVTGAKDILILAGDHLYRMDYAPLIEQHRQTGADVTVAVKPISAEDAGRFGVLRMGDDGRITDFVEKPQSPDVLQRFVSRSDPAQPYVGSMGIYLFRSEILSELLESHHADFGEDLLPASIQTYRVFGYTFRGYWEDIGTMRAFYEANLMLTRPNPPFSFDDPIRPIYTHPRFLPGSRIYDVRLDQVLLADGCVVQGAEIRNTVIGLRSVIGDDVVITNSILMGADFYEESGQYSGRPAMGLANGCRIEGAIIDKNACIGKGVRIGPFPRGTELDGERWSVRDGIVVVPKQAVIPDGTVIAPS; encoded by the coding sequence ATGCCATACCAGGACGTGGTCGGGGTGGTCCTCGGAGGAGGGCGCGGGGCGCGGCTGTGGCCCCTGACCAAGATGCGCGCCAAGCCGGCCGTTCCGATCGGCGGCAAGTACCGTCTGGTGGATGTGCCGATCAGCAACTGCCTGAACTCCGGCATCGACCGCATTGCCATTATGACCCAGTTCAACTCGGTCTCCCTCCACCGCCATATCGCCCAAACGTACAACTTCGATGTCTTTCATCAGGGCTGGGTCGAGATCCTGGCGGCTGAGCAGACCTTGACCAGCGCCGATTGGTATCAGGGCACGGCCGATGCAGTGCGCAAGCAGCTCTTCGAAATCCGAGTGACGGGCGCCAAGGACATCCTGATCCTGGCCGGTGATCATCTGTATCGCATGGACTACGCTCCGCTGATCGAGCAGCACCGGCAGACCGGGGCCGACGTGACGGTGGCCGTCAAGCCGATTTCGGCCGAGGACGCCGGGCGCTTTGGCGTCCTGCGCATGGGCGATGACGGGCGCATCACCGATTTCGTCGAGAAACCTCAGTCCCCGGATGTGCTGCAGCGCTTCGTCAGCCGCAGCGACCCGGCGCAACCGTACGTCGGGTCGATGGGCATCTACCTGTTCCGCAGCGAGATCCTCAGCGAGCTGCTCGAGTCGCATCACGCCGACTTCGGCGAGGATCTCCTGCCGGCCTCGATCCAGACCTACCGGGTCTTTGGCTACACCTTCCGCGGCTACTGGGAGGACATCGGGACGATGCGGGCGTTCTACGAAGCCAACCTGATGCTCACCCGGCCGAATCCGCCGTTCAGCTTCGATGATCCCATCCGGCCGATCTACACCCATCCGCGCTTCTTGCCCGGTTCGCGCATCTACGATGTACGGCTGGACCAGGTGCTGTTGGCCGACGGCTGTGTGGTGCAGGGGGCAGAGATCAGGAACACGGTCATTGGGCTGCGGAGTGTGATCGGCGATGATGTCGTGATCACCAACAGCATCCTAATGGGCGCCGACTTCTATGAGGAGTCCGGCCAGTACAGCGGGCGGCCGGCGATGGGCCTGGCGAACGGCTGCCGGATCGAAGGTGCCATCATCGACAAGAATGCCTGCATCGGCAAGGGTGTGCGCATCGGGCCCTTCCCGCGCGGGACGGAGCTTGACGGGGAACGGTGGTCGGTGCGCGACGGGATCGTCGTCGTGCCCAAGCAGGCCGTGATTCCGGACGGGACGGTGATCGCCCCCTCCTGA